In a genomic window of Columba livia isolate bColLiv1 breed racing homer chromosome 4, bColLiv1.pat.W.v2, whole genome shotgun sequence:
- the NELFA gene encoding negative elongation factor A, with translation MPVENPLFFRPAPKMASMRESDTGLWLHNKLGSTDELWAPPSIASLLTASVIDNIRLCFHGLSSAVKLKLLLGMLHLPRRAVDEMKGALTEIVQLATLDSDPWVLMVADILKSFPDTGSLNLDLEEQNPNVQDILGELREKVSECETSAMLPLECQYLNKNALTTLAGPLTPPVKHFQLKRKPKSATLRAELLQKSTETAQQLKKTAGVPFHAKGRGLVKKIDTTTPLKGIPKQAPFRSTSAPSVFSPSGNRTPIPPSRTPLRKERGVKLLDISELDMVGAGREAKRRRKTVDTEVVEKQAKEETVVENATPDYAAGLVSTQKLGSLNNEPALPSTSYLPATPSVVPSSSYIPSSETQPAGSAREALQTNRQTEEPAAPNATTTLPAQFKQRTPMYNSNSNPPTATPTSPLTPTTPPAISPAAQAPQVAPQTQQQPPPKKSLSLTREQMYAAQEMFKTANKVTRPEKALILGFMAGSRENPCQEQGDIIQIKLSEHTEDLPKADGTGSTTMLVDTVFEMNYATGEWTRFKKYKPITNVS, from the exons ATGCCCGTGGAGAATCCCCTCTTTTTTCGCCCCGCTCCCAAGATGGCGTCGATGCGGGAAAGCGACACTGGCCTGTGGCTGCACAACAAACTGGGCTCCACAGACGAGCTGTGGGCGCCGCCGAGCATTGCCTCGCTGCTCACGGCTTCGGTGATCGACAACATCCGCCTTTGTTTCCACGGCCTCTCCTCGGCCGTCAAGCTCAAGCTGCTCCTGGGGATGCTGCACCTGCCCCGCCGGGCGGTGGATGAG aTGAAAGGGGCACTGACTGAAATTGTCCAGCTCGCTACCTTGGATTCAGACCCCTGGGTCTTAATGGtagctgatattttaaaatcctttccaGATACTGGCTCCCTTAACCTTGATCTTGAAGAACAGAATCCCAATGTTCAAGATATTTTAGGAGAGCTTAGAGAAAAAG TAAGTGAATGTGAAACTTCAGCTATGTTGCCCTTGGAATGCCAATACTTAAACAAAAATGCCTTGACAACACTAGCTGGGCCACTTACTCCCCCAGTGAAACacttccagctgaaaaggaaacCTAAAAGTGCCACTCTCAGAGCTGAACTCTTGCAGAAGT caacAGAAACTGCACAACAGCTCAAGAAGACCGCAGGAGTGCCTTTCCATGCCAAAGGCAGGGGGCTGGTCAAAAAGATAGATACGACAA CACCACTCAAAGGAATACCAAAACAAGCGCCATTTAGGAGTACTTCAGCACCCAGTGTATTTAGTCCTTCTGGAAACAGAACTCCTATCCCTCCCTCGAGAACACCTTTGCGCAAAGAAAGAGGAGTAAAG cttctaGATATTTCTGAGCTGGATATGGTAGGTGCTGGCCGtgaagcaaagagaagaagaaagacagtag aTACAGAAGTTGTGGAAAAGCAAGCCAAAGAAGAAACTGTAGTAGAAAATGCTACCCCAGATTATGCTGCTGGCCTTGTGTCTACACAg aaacTTGGCTCATTGAACAATGAGCCTGCACTACCTTCTACAAGTTATTTACCTGCTACCCCCAGTGTGGTGCCATCTTCCTCATATATCCCAAGCTCTGAAACACAGCCAG CTGGCTCTGCACGAGAGGCCTTGCAGACTAACAGGCAGACTGAAGAGCCTGCAGCTCCAAATGCCACCACTACTCTTCCTGCACAATTCAAGCAAAGAACACCCATGTACAATAGTAACTCTAATCCACCTACAGCTACACCTACCTCACCCCTGACACCCACCACACCTCCTGCCATTTCCCCTGCGGCACAAGCACCACAAGTGGCCCCCCAAACTCAGCAACAGCCACCACCGAAAAAAAGCCTCTCTCTCACA AGGGAGCAGATGTATGCTGCACAGGAAATGTTCAAGACTGCAAACAAAGTTACAAGGCCGGAAAAGGCTCTTATACTTGGATTCATGGCAGGATCCAGAG aaaatcCTTGCCAAGAGCAAGGTGACATCATCCAAATTAAACTTAGTGAGCATACAGAAGATTTACCAAAGGCAGATGGCACTGGCAGCACCACTATGTTGGTTGATACAGTCTTTGAAATGAACTATGCTACTGGTGAATGGACCAGATTCAAGAAGTACAAACCTATAACTAACGTTTCCTAA